In the Malassezia vespertilionis chromosome 1, complete sequence genome, one interval contains:
- a CDS encoding uncharacterized protein (TransMembrane:4 (n10-28c38/39o48-67i74-93o105-126i133-159o); EggNog:ENOG503NVEP; COG:T) codes for MRAADKMDMLTLGIFLSGTIFCLTCSAVYHSVSCCSQAVAKKFNRLDYMGIVVLTVGSNIPALRFGLYCHPKEMAWYTVLIVSLGFLALYVLIKPQYATAKYRPVRAGLFIALGLCGIAPILHMLTLTRRFDFLFATLGFGYIAWSGFVYIFGAMLYVAHFPERFATGTFDYIGSSHQL; via the exons atgcgcgcggcggataAGATGGATATGCTCACGCTTGGCATCTTTTTGAGCGGCACGATCTTCTGTTTGACGTGTAGTGCTGTGTACCACAGCGTTTCGTGTTGCTCCCAGGCAGTCGCCAAAAAATTTAACCGCCTCGATTACATGGGCATTGTTGTCCTGACGGTGGGCAGCAATATTCCTGCACTGCGTTTCGGATTGTACTGTCATCCGAAGGAAATGGCATGGTACACGGTGCTGATCGTGTCGCTGGGATTTCTTGCTTTGTACGTGCTCATCAAGCCGCAGTACGCCACGGCCAAATACAGGCccgtgcgcgctggccTTTTTATTGCGCTGGGACTTTGTGGAATTGCGCCCATACTGCACATGCTCACTctgacgcggcgctttgaTTTCCTTTTTGCGACGCTCGGATTTGGGTACATCGCATGGAGTGGTTTCGTTTACATATTTGGCGCAATGCTCTACGTCGCGCACTTCCCTGAAAGGTTCGCAACTGGGACATTCGATTACATT GGATCTTCGCACCAGCTGTAG